GATTTCTTCACCGAAGCCCCCATTGCCGACATCTACGTGCTCTCCTCAGTGCTGCACGACTGGGACGACACCGACAGCATCCGCATCTTGCGAACCCTCTCCGCGGTGGCCGCATCCGGTTCCCGGCTGCTGATCATCGAGAACGTCGTACCTGCTGGTGATGTCGCCGATATGAGTAAGACATCGGACCTGCTGATGATGGGCATCGCCGGCGGCCGCGAACGCAGCGTCGAGGAGTTCGCCACGCTGCTGTCCGAGGCCGAATTTCAGATCCTGGGCGTTGTTCCCTCGACCGGGCCCTACTCCGTCATCGAGGCGCAGCGGCAATGATCCTCGACCCTGGATAAGGTGCACACCATGCCGGACGGGGCCAAGCTGCCACCATCAGCCCGCACACCGAGACGGCATGGGGCCACCAGCACCCGGGCTGCCATCCTCGACGCCGCCGAGGCCCTCTTCGCCGAACGTGGTTACCCAGCATCGACAATTGCCGAGATCGCCCGGCGTGCCGGAGTGGGAACCAACACGGTCTACGTGGGTTTCGCCAACAAGGCCGGCATCGTCACCGCCCTCATCGAGCAAGCCGCCGACGCAGCCAGCGCACGGGCATCTCTCGAGGACATCTCTCTCGCTACTGACGGAGACCAGGTGATCGAGGCACTCGCACGGGGCACCCGGATGACCCATGAACGCTTCCACGACGTGGTCACCATCGCCTTCGACACCGCGAACGCCGACCCGCTGATAGGCCACGCCATGCAAGCCGCGATCGATGGCTACCGCGACCGCCTCCATGCGGCCGTCACCCGCATCCGCGAACTCGGCGCACTCACTGACGCATTGACCGTTCCAGAGGCCGTGGACCTACTCTGGTTTTACCTCGGCCTACCGCCGTGGCGGACGGTCATCGACATGGGCTGGACCTGGGATCGCGCCGAGCTCTTCCTAGCTACTGGAGCCAAGCGCGCCCTCCTTCGCTAATCATCGCGGCCGGACTGACACGTCAGGCCGACGTTCTCCCAAAATCCAGTCCGACGAACCACTCACCAACGAACTGCACGATCGAGACCTGCACATACCCCCCAGGCCATCACCCCACTCCCCAACCACGGTTCAGAAGTCACGTCTGCGACAGTTTCTGGACCACCCCATTTATGGACCAGCGTTCCGGACCGGTTCCAGGCAGCGCGT
The DNA window shown above is from Allobranchiibius huperziae and carries:
- a CDS encoding TetR/AcrR family transcriptional regulator; amino-acid sequence: MPDGAKLPPSARTPRRHGATSTRAAILDAAEALFAERGYPASTIAEIARRAGVGTNTVYVGFANKAGIVTALIEQAADAASARASLEDISLATDGDQVIEALARGTRMTHERFHDVVTIAFDTANADPLIGHAMQAAIDGYRDRLHAAVTRIRELGALTDALTVPEAVDLLWFYLGLPPWRTVIDMGWTWDRAELFLATGAKRALLR